A window of Leeia aquatica genomic DNA:
CCACCGCGTGGTGGTGCTGGAAGCAGAGCACGCGCTGGTTCGTGATGACCCGCGCATGCTGGCCCTCTCGGTGGGCAGCCAGCAATTGCTGGAACAGCAAGCCTGCTGGTCTGCATCGCTGATGCAGTCCCCCATTCGTCATGTGCACGTGTCGCAGCAGGGTTTTTTTGGCCATACCCGCCTGAAGGCAACTGACATGGATGCCGAGCAGCTGGGCTATGTGGTGCCTTATCCGGCGCTGCAAACCGTGCTGACACAAGCCCTGCCGGACAATGCCACCCTGCTGGGCGGTGCCCGCGTTGAGCTGGTACACAGCAATGCGGGTTACGCCAGTGTCCAGTTCCAGTGGCAGGGACAAACCCGGCAATTGACCAGCCGCCTGCTGGTACTGGCCGATGGTGGCAGCCTGTTGCAGCAGCTGCGGGTACCCTGTGTCGAGCGGGACTACCAGCAGTGTGCACTGGTTGGCCTGCTGGAGGCAGATCAGACGCCCATTGACACTGCCTTTGAACGCTTCGTGCCCGGCGGGGCGCTGGCCTTGCTGCCCCAGCCCGGTGGCTATGCCGTGATCTGGAGCCAGCCGCTCAACCGCTTGCAGGAAATGCAGCAGGCACCGGAGACTGCCCTGTGTCTGGAATTGCAACGCCTGGCTGGACACAAGGCCGGGCAGTTCCGCCAGCTGCAACGCAGGCATGTGATGCCACTCAAGCTGCGCTATGCCCGCCAGCTGATCGGGCCACGTTTTGTGCTGATCGGTAACGCCGCCCAGTCGCTGCACCCGATCGCCGGGCAGGGTCTGAATCTGGGGCTGCGGGATGCCTGGGAACTGACCCAGCTGCTGGCCCCCTTGTCGCCCCCGCACCTGGATCACCCGCAGGTGCTGGCCGCTTACCCGGCGTGTCGTCGTCTGGACAAGCTCAATGGGGTTGGCTTTACCGACAGCCTGATCCGCCTGTTTGCCCAACCGGGTCTGGGCCATGTGCGCGGCGCGGGCCTCAGCGCCCTCAATCTGTTGCCAGGCGTCAAGCGCCGCTTGCTGCAGCATCTGGCTCTGGGAGTCCGTCGCGTATGAGTGAATTGCAGGTTGACATCATCGTCGTCGGCGGGGGGCTGGTGGGTGCCAGTCTGGCCAGTCGCCTGAGCGCAGGTCAACACCGGGTTGCCTTGATTGAAGGCCATTCATCCCTTGAAACGGTGGGCGACTGGGACCAGCGCATTTACGCCATCAGCCGCGCCAGCCGTCGCTTCCTGCAGGACTGTGGTGCCTGGCAACGTCTGGACCCTGCCCGACTCGCGCCGATCCGCCAGATGCGCATTTTTGGCGACCAGCGTGCAGAATTGCGTTTCGATGCACACGGCGCCGGCCTGAACGAGCTGGCCATCATTACCGAGTCCCGTCATCTGCAGCACGCCATCTGGCAGGGCCTGGACCGTGACCGGCTAACACTCATTCAGCCCGCCCGCCCCCAGCAATTGCACATGACCCAGGACCGGGTCAGCCTCTCGCTGGACCAGGGCCAGACCTTGCATGGCAAGCTGCTGGTGGGGGCAGACGGGGCGCAATCCTGGGTACGCCAGCAATGGCAACGCTTGTCCGGCAGCCAGCAACAGGCCGAAGCCTATGGTCAATCCGGCGTGGTGGCCAATTTCAGTTGCAGCCAGCCCCATCAAGGCACCGCCTGGCAGTGGTTCCAGCCGGATGGCAGCATTCTGGCCTGGCTGCCGCTACCGGGGCAGCGCATGTCCATGGTGTGGTCCTGTTCACCCGAACGGGCGCAATCGCTGCTAGCACTGGACCCGGCGTCGCTGGCTGAACAGGTTGCAGCAGCAGGGCAACACCAGTTGGGGGACTTGCAGTTGATCACCCCGGCAGCGGCCTTCCCCTTGCGGGCGCTGGTTCTGCCCAAGCTGACTTCACCCCGTCTGGCCTTGATCGGCGATGCGGCGCATCTGGTACATCCGCTGGCGGGCCAAGGGGTCAACCTCGGCTTTCAGGATGCACGGGATCTGGCGCAGGTGCTGTTGCAGCACCCGTCCGTCGACCCCGGCCTGCCGTCTCTCTTGCAGCGCTATGAACGAATGCGCCGTTTCGATATCCTAGCCATGCATGGTGTGACCAAATCCCTGCACCGCTTGTTCAATCAGCCGGGCCAGCTACCCCGCTGGCTGCGCAACACCGGGCTGACCCTGACCGACAGGCTGCCCCTGTTGAAGCAGGAATTGATTCGTCACGCCCTCGGTTAACCCGTACTGGATATCTCTTTCATGACTGTGTCTCTGACCTCGCTGCGCCCTCTGCAGCGCCTGGCCCTGCTTGCCTGCTCCCTGCCCCTGTTGCTGTTGACCGCTCCCGCGCTGGCTGCGGGCAAGCAGGATGCGAACCTGGACAAGATCAAAACCCTGGTCACCCAAAAAATGCCCCGTGCCATCGTCAACGGCGTGTACACCACCCCGCTGCCGAATCTGTATGAGGTGGTGGTCAATGGCAGCACCGTGCTGTATGTGGACAGCAAGGTGAATTACCTGATCCAGGGCGAGATGATTGATGTCCAGCACAAGCAAAGCCTGACCGAGCAGCGGCTGACCAGCTTGCGCAAGGCGGCCTACTCGGAGCTGCCGCTGGACCTGGCCATCCGTGAGGTACGCGGTACAGGCGCACGCACGCTGGTGGTGTTCTCCGACCCGGATTGCCCGTTTTGCCACCAGCTGGAGCAAAACCTGAAGCCAATGACAGACGTGACCATCTATACGCTGCTGTACCCGATCCCCCAGCTGCATCCGGATGCAGCACGCAAATCAGACCTGATCTGGTGCCAGCCCAACCGGCTGGCCGCCTGGCGCAACTGGATGGACAACAAGGTATTACCTGAGGCTGCTGCCAGCTGCATCAGCCCGCTGGCACGCATTGCCGAAACCGGCCAGCGTTGGGGCGTCGATGGCACCCCTGCGATTGTGCTGCCCGATGGCCGCATCATGCCGGGCGCGTATCCGCTGGCAGAAATCGAGAAGGCCCTGAGTGGCCAGTGATGCCCGGCATGCGGTGGGCACCTCTGGCATACATGGATAGGGTAAAGGAAGGCTGATGTCTGCACGCTGGTGGCAGAGCAAGCCGCATGAAAACCGGATGGCCATCGCCCTGGTGGTATCCTGGGGAGTGCACATGCTGTTGCTGCTGCCCAGTGGCGGCTACCTGCGCCCTGCCCCGCCGAGCCTGGCCGTCCGGCTGGCCCCCATGCAGGTCACCCTCCAACACGCGGGCGACGCAGCCGCCCCCGTGCTGCTGGCGCAACGCCCCAACACCGAAGCCTTGGCCTCACCGTCTACCGTACGGACCGCCACACCGGGTAACGGCCAAGGCCTGAGTCGCGAGCGGCCCAACATTGCCAGCAGCCTGCCCGACCCGATCGCCTCCGTGCCGGATCCCTTGCCAGATTCACTGCCACTGGCAGCCAGCCTGCCGACGCCCGGCCAGGCCAATACGCAGCCAGAAGCTTCCGTCGCATACGCCCATACCGCCGTCAACCCGGATTTTCTCAAGCTGCCATGGGACTCCCTGGCTGATGGCTTTGTTTACTCGCGCTTTGTCGACCGTGGCATCATTCCGGGTTGCACCTTGCAGTTCCTCTATCCGGATGACCCTGCCCTGCGCGCCAAAAGCGGGGTACTGGAGATGGAAATCCTGATCAATGAGTTTGGTCAGGCGGTTGCCACCCGCACCCTCAGCAGCACCCTGCCCCCCGAGTTTGCTGAATTCGCGGGCAACGCCATTCAGAGCAGCTGTTTCATTCCCGCCACCATGCAAGGTGCCACCGTCAAGGTGCGCCGCGTCATCCTGCTGAACTACGACCCGGTGCACGGCCTGAACTAAAGCACAGCAGCAGCGCAACACATTTGTCATGTACTTTTCAGAAAAGTGCTTTATCATCAGCCCACTGCATTATTGTTGCATTGCAAAATAACGCTTGACATTGTTGACCACACCTATACAATTCGAGCAAATATTGCACTGCACAAAGTGCGAACCTTATGACGACCCCCCAACAAGGAAAGGGTGTGACATGTTTAACGCTGTTACTTCGCTGGAACAATGGGTGCAACTGGGCCAAAACCAGTTCGACAAAACCCTGCGCTTCGCCAACATCGGCCTGAATGGCGCCGAAAAACTGGCCCAGCTGCAGCTGAATCTGTCGAAGGATTTTCTGGCTGATCAAGCCCAGCTGTTCAAGTCCCTGTTTGATATCAAAGACGTGCAAGCCCTGTTTGCCTTCCAGGGTAACCTGACTCAGCCGAGCATGGAAAAGTCGGTTGCCGCTTCGCGCACCGTGTACGAAACCCTGGCCGAACTGCAAAGCCAGTTCAGCGCTTTCGTAGAAAGCGAAGCCCAGGAAGCCCACAAGCAGTTCACCGGTTCGCTGGATGGTCTGCTGAAGGGTGCGCCGGCCGGTTCCGATGTGGCCGTGGCTGCCATCAAGTCAGCCCTGGCTGCCGCCAGCAACGCTTACGACACCGTGAGCCAGGCCGCCAAGAAGGTCACCACCGATCTGGTGGAAGCCGGTGTCAGCACCGCAGGCGAAACCGCTAAGACCAGCAGCACCCGTCGCAAACCGGCTGCCGCTGCCTGATCGGCCCGCAATCGGTAACGCAACGCCCCGCATTGCGGGGCGTTGTCTTTTGTGGCGCCCCCCATGAAAAACGGCACCCGCAGGTGCCGTTTTTCATGGGGCAAAGCCTGAATCAGCGACTGACTTCCGGCAGCTCGATTTTGACTTCCAGCACATCCAGATTGTCCTGACGCTCCAGATTCACCTTGATGTCATCCGGGTTGATCGACACATACTTGGAAATCACCGCCACCAGCTCGCGCTGCAAGGCAGGCAGATAATCCGGGCTGGCATCGCTGCGGCTGCCGCGCTCATGCGCCAGGATGATCTGCAGACGCTCCTTGGCCACACTGGCCGACTTCTTCTTCTCGCCAAGCAGAAAAGACAGGAAGGACATGCTTACCTCCCGCCGAACAGTCGCTTGAAGAAGCCGGGTTTGACGGCCTCAATAAAGCGCAGCGGCTTGTCTTCACCAAGGAAACGGGCCACCACATCCTTGTAGGCTTCCGATACATCGGAACCATGCATGTGCACCGCTGGCACCCCTTGGTTGGAGGCCTGCAACACCGCCTCCGACTCCGGGATCACCCCGATCAGGTCGATACGCAGGATCTCCTGGATGTCTTCCAGCGACAGCATTTGGCCGTCCTCCACCCGCAGCGGGTTATAGCGGGTAATCAGCAAGTGCTCCTTCACCGGCGGCAGGCCTTCAATGGCACGCTTGGTCTTGGAGCCCAGCATGCCGAGGATGCGGTCGGAATCGCGCACCGACGAAACTTCCGGGTTGGTCACCACCAGCGCTTCATCGGCAAAATGCATGGCGAGCAAGGCACCGGTTTCGATCCCGGCCGGCGAGTCACACACGATGTACTCAAAGCCCGTGTCAGCCATGTCTTTCAGTACCCGTTCCACCCCCTCTTGCGTCAGGGCATCCTTGTCGCGGGTTTGCGAGGCGGGCAGCACGAACAGGTTGTCGCACTGCTTGTCCTTGATCAGCGCCTGGTTGAGATTGGCTTCGTTGTGGATTACGTTGATCAGGTCGTACACCACCCGACGCTCGCAGCCCATGATCAGGTCCAGATTACGCAGGCCGACGTCAAAGTCGATCACCGCTGTCTTGAAGCCACGCAGGGCCAGACCGGAGGCAAAACTGGCGCTGGTGGTGGTCTTGCCCACCCCCCCCTTGCCTGAGGTCACCACGATGATTTTGGCCATCGAATCTTCTTCCTTTCCAGATCAAACATGCAACCCGACTGCTTGCCCGGTTGCCAGCGCCGGTTCACCCGGCAGGATGCTGCTCACAGGTTGAGCGGCAGCATCACCATTTTTTCACCTTCCAGCCGCACCTGGGCCGGTTTGCCGGCAATGTCAGCGGGCAGCGGCGTTTCCATGGTGCGATAGATACCGGCAATCGAAATCAGTTCCGGTTCCAGGCAGGTGCTGAAAATCCGCGCTTCCGTATTGCCACGCGCACCGGCAATCGCCTTGCCACGCAAGGGCGCATAGACATGAATGCTGCCATCGGCGATCACTTCCGCCCCATGGCTGACCATGGCCAGCACCACCAGATCCGCCCCTTTGGCGTAGACTTGCTGGCCGGAGCGCAAAGGCTTGTCGACCACCACTGTGGTGGCGGCAGCAGCAGGAACCGGTACCTCACGTACCACTTCCTTCACCACCTCCTTGACCACTTCGCGCACCACCTCCACCGGCTCGCCACGCGGCGCAGTGGTTTCCGGCGCTTCGGTCAGCCCGGCGGCCAGCGCAGCATTCATTTGCGCGTCATTGCCCCCACGCGCCGCCACCGGCACCATCTTGTACTGCTGCAACAGCGGCAGCAGGACTGCAAAATCAGGCACGCCTTCATCACGTACGGCACCCAGATCAATCACCACCGGATCGTGGCTGAAGAAATTGGGGGTTTTACCCAGATGCTCGGCCAGCTCGCGGGCCAGCAAGTCGAGATCGACGCTTTTCAGCACCACCGCGATCAAGGTCAGCGTGGCGCTTTTCAGCTCATACAGCGCAGGTGCGTTGGAAGTCGGGGCAAGGGCCATATTGTAATAACGCCTTGAAATAGGCGGAGTTTACCGGCCTGCCCCGCTGGCGACAAGCACTGTGACCCACTGCGTGTGCTGCGCCGCTGCACCCGCTTTCGCGCTACAATTCTTCTTTTGACGTACTCAAGCAGGATACGCATGACTGTGCAAGCAGCCGCACTGCGCGAACGGTTGAAATCGGCGCGCGTTCTGGTGGTTGGCGACGTGATGCTGGACCGCTACTGGTTCGGCGACGTCAACCGCATTTCGCCGGAGGCCCCGGTACCGGTGGTCAAGGTGGACCGCAGCGAAGAGCGCCCCGGTGGGGCGGCCAATGTGGCGCGCAATATTGCCGCACTGGGCGGCAAGGTCAGCCTGCTCTCCGTAGCAGGAGATGATGAACCCGCCAGCACCCTGCAGCGCCTGCTGCTGGAAGAAGGAGTGGATACCAGCCTGCTGCGTGATCGTGACTTTGTCACCACCGTCAAGCTGCGGGTGATTGGTCGCCAGCAGCAATTGCTGCGCATCGACTTTGAAACCCAGCCCAGCCACGAGATCCTGGCCGCCAAGCTGGCCGATTTTGAAGCACGTCTGCCCAAACATGATGTGGTGATCCTGTCGGACTACGGCAAAGGTGGGCTCGCCCACATCCAGCAGATGATCCAGACCGCCCGCGCCGCAGGCAAGCCGGTGCTGGTCGATCCCAAAGGCTCGGACTG
This region includes:
- a CDS encoding phasin family protein, whose translation is MFNAVTSLEQWVQLGQNQFDKTLRFANIGLNGAEKLAQLQLNLSKDFLADQAQLFKSLFDIKDVQALFAFQGNLTQPSMEKSVAASRTVYETLAELQSQFSAFVESEAQEAHKQFTGSLDGLLKGAPAGSDVAVAAIKSALAAASNAYDTVSQAAKKVTTDLVEAGVSTAGETAKTSSTRRKPAAAA
- the minC gene encoding septum site-determining protein MinC; this translates as MALAPTSNAPALYELKSATLTLIAVVLKSVDLDLLARELAEHLGKTPNFFSHDPVVIDLGAVRDEGVPDFAVLLPLLQQYKMVPVAARGGNDAQMNAALAAGLTEAPETTAPRGEPVEVVREVVKEVVKEVVREVPVPAAAATTVVVDKPLRSGQQVYAKGADLVVLAMVSHGAEVIADGSIHVYAPLRGKAIAGARGNTEARIFSTCLEPELISIAGIYRTMETPLPADIAGKPAQVRLEGEKMVMLPLNL
- a CDS encoding UbiH/UbiF family hydroxylase; its protein translation is MSELQVDIIVVGGGLVGASLASRLSAGQHRVALIEGHSSLETVGDWDQRIYAISRASRRFLQDCGAWQRLDPARLAPIRQMRIFGDQRAELRFDAHGAGLNELAIITESRHLQHAIWQGLDRDRLTLIQPARPQQLHMTQDRVSLSLDQGQTLHGKLLVGADGAQSWVRQQWQRLSGSQQQAEAYGQSGVVANFSCSQPHQGTAWQWFQPDGSILAWLPLPGQRMSMVWSCSPERAQSLLALDPASLAEQVAAAGQHQLGDLQLITPAAAFPLRALVLPKLTSPRLALIGDAAHLVHPLAGQGVNLGFQDARDLAQVLLQHPSVDPGLPSLLQRYERMRRFDILAMHGVTKSLHRLFNQPGQLPRWLRNTGLTLTDRLPLLKQELIRHALG
- a CDS encoding DsbC family protein, with translation MTVSLTSLRPLQRLALLACSLPLLLLTAPALAAGKQDANLDKIKTLVTQKMPRAIVNGVYTTPLPNLYEVVVNGSTVLYVDSKVNYLIQGEMIDVQHKQSLTEQRLTSLRKAAYSELPLDLAIREVRGTGARTLVVFSDPDCPFCHQLEQNLKPMTDVTIYTLLYPIPQLHPDAARKSDLIWCQPNRLAAWRNWMDNKVLPEAAASCISPLARIAETGQRWGVDGTPAIVLPDGRIMPGAYPLAEIEKALSGQ
- a CDS encoding FAD-dependent monooxygenase — encoded protein: MTAATLPPSHCDIAIIGGGPVGLFLAHTLRHSAHRVVVLEAEHALVRDDPRMLALSVGSQQLLEQQACWSASLMQSPIRHVHVSQQGFFGHTRLKATDMDAEQLGYVVPYPALQTVLTQALPDNATLLGGARVELVHSNAGYASVQFQWQGQTRQLTSRLLVLADGGSLLQQLRVPCVERDYQQCALVGLLEADQTPIDTAFERFVPGGALALLPQPGGYAVIWSQPLNRLQEMQQAPETALCLELQRLAGHKAGQFRQLQRRHVMPLKLRYARQLIGPRFVLIGNAAQSLHPIAGQGLNLGLRDAWELTQLLAPLSPPHLDHPQVLAAYPACRRLDKLNGVGFTDSLIRLFAQPGLGHVRGAGLSALNLLPGVKRRLLQHLALGVRRV
- the rfaE1 gene encoding D-glycero-beta-D-manno-heptose-7-phosphate kinase; this translates as MTVQAAALRERLKSARVLVVGDVMLDRYWFGDVNRISPEAPVPVVKVDRSEERPGGAANVARNIAALGGKVSLLSVAGDDEPASTLQRLLLEEGVDTSLLRDRDFVTTVKLRVIGRQQQLLRIDFETQPSHEILAAKLADFEARLPKHDVVILSDYGKGGLAHIQQMIQTARAAGKPVLVDPKGSDWQRYHGASLITPNRSEFREVAGSWQNEAELTHKAREVRQRFGLDALLVTRSEEGMTLFGADQSWHQQTVAREVFDVTGAGDTVIGTLGLMLAAGQPLPDAVEWANRAAGIVVGKLGTAVALPDELFA
- a CDS encoding energy transducer TonB; amino-acid sequence: MSARWWQSKPHENRMAIALVVSWGVHMLLLLPSGGYLRPAPPSLAVRLAPMQVTLQHAGDAAAPVLLAQRPNTEALASPSTVRTATPGNGQGLSRERPNIASSLPDPIASVPDPLPDSLPLAASLPTPGQANTQPEASVAYAHTAVNPDFLKLPWDSLADGFVYSRFVDRGIIPGCTLQFLYPDDPALRAKSGVLEMEILINEFGQAVATRTLSSTLPPEFAEFAGNAIQSSCFIPATMQGATVKVRRVILLNYDPVHGLN
- the minD gene encoding septum site-determining protein MinD is translated as MAKIIVVTSGKGGVGKTTTSASFASGLALRGFKTAVIDFDVGLRNLDLIMGCERRVVYDLINVIHNEANLNQALIKDKQCDNLFVLPASQTRDKDALTQEGVERVLKDMADTGFEYIVCDSPAGIETGALLAMHFADEALVVTNPEVSSVRDSDRILGMLGSKTKRAIEGLPPVKEHLLITRYNPLRVEDGQMLSLEDIQEILRIDLIGVIPESEAVLQASNQGVPAVHMHGSDVSEAYKDVVARFLGEDKPLRFIEAVKPGFFKRLFGGR
- the minE gene encoding cell division topological specificity factor MinE, which encodes MSFLSFLLGEKKKSASVAKERLQIILAHERGSRSDASPDYLPALQRELVAVISKYVSINPDDIKVNLERQDNLDVLEVKIELPEVSR